The proteins below are encoded in one region of Triticum aestivum cultivar Chinese Spring chromosome 1B, IWGSC CS RefSeq v2.1, whole genome shotgun sequence:
- the LOC123089255 gene encoding TPD1 protein homolog 1A, which produces MRASSSSATPAARATAAWAVVLLAALCSVSLASASVDSVSLAPASVSLAPASVDAGFSPTPAARAPTPGSSAAPPRPPYRAVLPRKVLRPAGTDVDLGGVRPHRVDEGCAGKEDIAIYQGRGTTLPSGVPAYTVDVMNRCSGGDGDCAIAGIHVRCGWFSSVSLVDPRKFRRLARDDCLLNDGQPLLAGETISFEYSNSFPYQLSVAVATCVDPAAAAATSP; this is translated from the exons ATGAGGGCATCCTCTTCGTCCGCTACGCCGGCGGCTCGTGCGACCGCAGCGTGGGCTGTCGTACTGCTCGCCGCGCTCTGCTCCGTCTCCCTCGCGTCCGCGTCCGTCGACTCCGTCTCCCTCGCGCCCGCCTCCGTCTCTCTCGCGCCCGCCTCCGTCGACGCAG GATTCTCGCCGACGCCCGCCGCTCGCGCCCCTACCCCCGGCTCCTCGGCGGCTCCTCCGCGCCCGCCATATCGCGCCGTCCTTCCCCGCAAGGTCCTCCGCCCGGCAG GCACGGACGTGgacctcggcggagtccggccgcACCGCGTGGACGAGGGTTGCGCCGGCAAGGAGGACATCGCCATCTACCAGGGCCGGGGGACGACGCTGCCGAGCGGGGTGCCGGCGTACACGGTGGACGTGATGAACCGGtgctcgggcggcgacggcgactgcgCGATCGCTGGCATCCATGTGCGATGCGGCTGGTTCAGCTCCGTCAGCCTGGTGGACCCGCGCAAGTTCCGGCGGCTCGCGCGCGACGACTGCCTCCTCAACGACGGCCAGCCACTCCTCGCCGGCGAGACCATCTCGTTCGAGTACTCCAACTCGTTCCCCTACCAGCTTTCCGTCGCCGTCGCCACCTGCGTCGACccggccgcggccgcggccacCTCCCCGTAG